The genomic stretch ATTTCTCTTCTTGTAtctcagtgaaaagaaaaataaataaataaattcctttggGAATTTCAAAGTAAGTCATTTTTGTAACTTATGAACATgtcacttcatttttctggacCTCAGTTAAATcatctaaaatataatttctaagcCTGTAGCTCTAGATTACAGGTATTCACAATCATAATGtataatatttgtaatatttaaggtttttttttaataaaaataaattaaatttctgaaaattattaGGACACAGAAAGCCTTCAAGGCTTATAAAGTATTAATAGAggcttgaaaataaataaatatagctaAGAAAATTGTAAATActaaatttctttgaattttaaagagaaataattttttgaaacagtttaTGAAATGATTGCCTCTCCTTAGaatccatatatttgttttcacCAAATTAACTACAGTTTAATTAGCATTAAGTAGTTATGGAAAAGAGTTAATGGCCTGAAAGACTAAAACAATTCTACTTACATACCAGTTTGAATGATTATCAGAGAATAAATTTGCTGACTTTATTCATTCTACCCTTCAGTAATACTGCTGCTTAGGACATTGTGAGTTTAAAGAATGGAATTGAAGGGCCCCTTGTTCCACTGCCCTGAGAAGAGTACAAAGTTAATTGGTTGCTTGTTTGCTTTGGATTCTTTTATTCCAGTTACTAAACaaaatgcatgcatactaagtcactttagtcctgTCAACTCTTTGGAAACCCttagactgtagtcctccaggctcctctgtccatgggattctctaggcaagaatactagaatgggttgccaggccctcctctagggatgtcttcccagcccagaaatCGAACCTCATGCAtcggcaggagggttctttaccactagctccatctgggaagcccaaacaaatgATAGATTTAACAAAATTTTACAGTCACTTTTACACACACAGCTTTATTCTTAAGTATCAATGTACTTTAAATCCAGTGTTTTACCCAGAatgtaaaaaatgttattttattaaaagCAGTACTCAGCCATATAATATTGGGTGACATTAGGAAGTCCAATTTCTCATTAAAATTAGTAGGAagttgctgtataacacagggagctcagcctggtgctctgtgacaacctagaggggtgggataggatgggagtgggaggaaggttcGAGAGGGAAAAGACATATGTAtgtttatggctgattcacattgtcgtatggcagaaaccaaacattgtaaagcaatgtaaacacattgtaaagcaaatattccCCAATTATAAAAAGAGTTATGAAACAAATTTCGTcttcaatattttaatttctagaatggTATATACCTACTTTATAGAACTCCTTCCTTCCTATAGaagttaattttcaaaaaacagCTTTCTGAAAATCATTTAATAAACAAAAGGTTGTTAATTCACTTTTAACTTGACAAATAAGTTAATATacaaaaaatactaaagaaacTATTGTATTCCAGAAAGTTAGTGATTATATCACTGTACAAGTGCAGAAAGTAACGGGTTCCATTTATTTAAAGAGGATAACTTATTGCATAAATGCATGGCTATTTTCAGCTGATTTTAGAAGTATATACTTTGAAATAACTTTATATTTGAATTTGGAAATGCCAGAAAAAAAGGTTATTATAAATTGGAGATTTTCACATCTATTAAACATCAAGAAGTGTCTTGAAATGATTTTTAGGCTAGGGTGACTTAACATCTATCTAAAATATCTTGGGTTTCAAGGGCAGTAAAATGTATACGAAAGCAACTATGTGTCTAAAAGcacaatttgttttctttgtttgtttgtttgtttttaattttgcttttgaatAAATAGGAACTCCGAGTTGCTGCCAAGGAAAAAACAGGTTCCTCTGGGAGATGTATGCTTTCTCTCTTAGGCCTTTCATTCATCTTGGCAGGACTTATTGTTGGTGGAGCCTGTATTTACAAGTACTTCATGCCAAAGGTAATATTAATGAAAGTTATTATCTTTTGGATTACTAATTGTTACGTATTTAGTGGAAACAAATAATTCTGTGATGGTCAACAGAAAAACAATTTAGGGAAAGTTTTCAAATTACCTTTCAGTATAAAAATGATTTGTCTTCATGGTGATGGCTATAATCAACAATCCTCAGCTTGATAACTGGTACAACAAACTGATTTGAGCTTGAGAAATGGTTTAAATGTCAAGGTAGTGAATGTTAGAAAGTTTTGATTGtcagtttttgtcttttagaGTACCATGTACCATGGAGAAATGTGCTTCTTTGATTCTGAGGCTCCTACAAATGCCCTCCAAGGAGGGGAACCCTACTTCCTGCCTGTGATGGAAGAGGCTGACATTCCTGAGGATGACAACATTGCAATCATTGATGTGCCTGTCCCCAGATTCTCTTATAGTGACCCTGCAGCAATTATTTATGACTTTGCAAAGGTGTGTTTCTCATTCTTACAGatatttctgaatttcttttttccttaaatttattgGTATTAAATATGTTGAGAAATGTAACTTTTTGCAGCAGagccttttttcattcttttgctatTGGATatacattaattgattttgaaAGGTTGTAGATGCTTGTTCTAATGGTCGTTGGAAAATCTGCAGCACTGATGCTCTCTAAATCATACTTAACATTTTCCCCTCCCCAACAGGGCATGACTGCTTACCTGGACTTGCTGCTAGGGAACTGTTATCTGGTGCCTCTGAATACCTCCATTGTTATGCCTCCAAATAATCTGGTGGAGCTCTTTGGCAAACTGGCAATATGTATTTTGGATGTCCAACTCTTCCAAATAATAttgcttccacattttaaaaaatgaataatttgagCCAAAACATTCCATTTCactgaaataaatttcaaataaaaaatatttcatgagctTAAGACTGTTCTAAAAGCAAAGTCTATATTAAAAGTGTGTCTGCTATAGGTGAGAATTTAAATAGTGGTTTTAAGAATTTCTCAtttcaggcttttaaaaatttttttagagtGGGAAATACCTGCTTCACACTTATGTGGTTCATGAAGATCTGGTTGCTGTAGAAGAGATTCGTGATGTTAGTAACCTTGGCATATTTATTTACCAACTTTGCAACAATCGCAAGTCCTTCCGTCTTCGTAGAAGAGACCTGTTGCTGGGTAGgcaatttatttcttccttcaccCTATGTTattgagacagtgaaggagagtaGGAGTGGAATGCAGGGAAAATAGAGAGCAAATttagatatattttcatttacacaaaaatgaaaaagccaTTTTTTTGTGCATTTCCTCACAGGTTTCAACAAGTGTGCCATTGATAAGTGCTGGAAGATTAGACACTTCCCCAGTGAATTTATTGTTGAGACCAAGATCTTTCAAGAGTAAAAGGCAACAGGAAATGAGCATATTTAGTAATAGGATCAGAGATTTACTATATAACTTCAACATTAAAGTGTGTGGGATACTCAAGAtatttattcatgcatttatctatggcttatatttttttaaggggaaaagaAGAACTAGTAACCACTGCAAGCGTTtgtcaaattttaatttaataggCATTACTAGTTGTTTGAAATGGCAATAAAATAATTCTTacctttttcttttgaatttatgtGGTTTAGATATCTGAAAGCAGCATGAACGTGTCAGCTACAACACTGACAATGAATTCCatcctttgtatgtgtgtgtgtttctaagtAAGCTCTTTAATCATAGAGTAGagcatgttttaaatttaaaatatttaaattttttgaccTTTTGTGTAAAGCATGCCAAATTGCTCAACACTGTtaagtttcattttgtttctcattttgtaCAACTTTCCTGAATTTAGAAATTATATCTTTACATTTCTGTTTGGTGTTCTGTAATAGATCTGACTTATATGTGAAACACTTTTCTAAAGAAGTTATTTTCAATattgcagtgatttttttctcaCTGATAATAGTATTGTGAAATCCACAAAACTATGTAAGTACTGAATGCTATAAGGAATTTAGGTTGTATAAATTCTACAAACTTATAATAAATGTTACCATATTCGACTAGTGCTCATTTGAGGGATACATAGCATGAACAACTAGCATTACTTATTAAGCTTTAGTATACCTGCAATAAATCTAAGATTATGAACCGTatatgctaagtcgattcagtcatgtccgactctttgcaaccttatggaccattgcccgccaggcttctctgtccatgggattttcccaggcaagaatactggaatgggttgccatgctctcctccaggggatcttcctgacccaaagattgaacctgcatctcttacgtctcctgcattgacaggcagattctttaccactagtgccactttacacatttatattttataatttcatagtTTAACCTCCTTTTGATATTATATCAATTACTCATGTATAAAGGCCCCATAATTGGCCTACTTGTAAATTCAACTATTTGTTAAGAGCCTTCAAGTCTATAGCAATTTCTGACctttaatgtatttcttttttaataaaaatataagcaatCATATACAACTACAATAGGTCAATAAGAACTCACCATGGTTAAGATGTTGATGACTTTTAACAACTTCACATGTTGTGATCTCTAAGAGTATAAACTCCGTGCAAAGGGGGCTATTACTTTAGATCAGCAGTCCCcagtctttttggcaccagagactggtTTTGCAGGATACAATTTTTCCATGAATTGGTGGTGGAGAGGTGGTGATTTTGGGATGACtgaagtgcattacatttattgtgcactttgtttctattgttattacattgtgatgtataatgaaataattatacatcaTTTCATTactcaccataatgcagaatcagctggagccctgagctcGTTTTCCTGAAACCAGCTGTGGGTGATGGAAGACAGTGACGCTCAGGAAGTGAGTTGCTTATGTCCGGTCTACTCTGTAATCTTGTTTCAGTTGCTGTTACTGCAGAAAACCCTGCTTCTCAAAGATAAGATGTTGGAAATGGAAGCAGGCTTTTCAGTGCTTTTGTGGCAATCTCAAGATATTTCGCCTTGACTTTAATCTAGAATGTATGGAGATATGAAGCTATATCAAACCTTcctcttttttgaaatttatttattttttaattgaaggataattgctttacagaatcttgCCTTtactgtcaaatctcaacatgagtcagccataggtgtatataTGGCCCcgcccttttgaacctccctcccatttccctccacatcccacctctctaggttgataaagagcccctgtttgagttttttgagacatacagcaaattcacattggctatctattttacatatggtaatgtaagtttccatgttactctcaaCATACaaaacaccctcttctcctctcttcctgtgtccataagtctattctcaatgtctatttctccattgttgccctggaAATAAGTTCtgcagtaccatttttctagattctgtaatgtgcattagtatacaatatttatctttctctttctgacttatttcactctgtatagtaggctctgggttcatccacctcattagaactgactcaaatgtgttcctttttatggctgagtaatagtccattgtgtatatgtaccactacttctttatccattcatctatcgatggacatctaggttgcttccatgttctagttattgtaaatagtgctgcagtgaacaatgggatgcatgtgtcttcttcagttttggtttcctcagggtatatgactaggagtgggactgctgggtcatatagtggctttaatcattttttttttttaagaaatctccataccatcttccatagtggttgtattaatttacattccaacAAACCAGGCAAGAGCATTCCATTTTCCCCAcaacctttccagcatttattgtttgtacactttttgaggatggctattctgaccaatgtgaggtgatatctcattataattttaatttacatttctctaataatgagcaatgttgagcatcttttgacgtgtttgttagccatctttatgtctcctttagagaaatgtttgtttaggtcttttacccactttttgattgggttgtttatttttctggttttgaattgcatgagttgcttgtatattttggaaattaatccttcatcagttgtttcagttgctgttattttctccctttctgagggctttcttttcaccttgcttatagtttcctttgctgtgcaaaactttttaagtttaatcaggtcccacttgtttatttttatttccattacactaGGAGGTGGATCACAGAggttctttctttgatttatgtcagagagtgttctatgttttcctctaagagttttatagtttctggtcttaaatttaggtctttattcCATTTAGATTTGatctctgtgtatggtgttaggaagtgttctaattttgttcttttagatatagctgtccagttttcccagcaccatttattgaaaaggctgtctttgtcccattgtatatttttgcttcaaaactaaggtacccataggtgcatgggttatTTCTGCGCTTTCTATCTATttggcctatatttctgtttttgtgccagtaccatactgtcttgatgactgtagctttgtagtataatctgaagtcaggaaggttgattcctccagatccattcttctttctcaagactgctttggctattcggggtcttttgtgtttccatatgaattctgaaagttttgttttagttctgtgaaaaatgccattggcaatttgatagggatcacattgaatctgtagattgtgtttggtagtatcatcattttcacaatattgcttTTTCCTAccaaggaacatggaatatctctccatctgtttagattgtctttgatttctttcattagtgtcttataattttctgtatacagtccTTTTGTCCCCTTAGGTAAGTATTTTCCTAGatacttaattctttttgttgcaatggagaATGGGATTGattgcttaatttctctttctgatttttcattgttagtatatagaaatgtgattcctgtgtattcattttgtattctgaaactttgctaaattcactgattagctctagtaattttctgatactatctttagggttttctatgtgcaatatcatgtcatctgcaaaacagTGGCAGCTTTACTTCAtttctaatctggattccttttatttctttttcttctctgattgctatagctaggacttccagaactttgttgaataaatgtggACACACtcatcttgtttctgatcttagggggaatgctttcagtttttcaccattgagaataatgtttgctgtaggcttatcatttATGGCCcctactatgttgaggtaggttccttctacgTTCACTTTTTGAAgactttttatcataaatgggtactgaattttgtcaaaggctttttcttcatctattgagattatcatatagtttttatctttcagtttgttaatatggcgtatcacgttgattgatttgcatataataaagaatccttgcatccctggaataaacccaacttgatcatggtgtatgagctttttgatgtgctgCTGAATTATGATTGCTAAAATTGTGTTGAGGATTTTTTGCATCTatcttcatcagtgatattagcctatagttttctttttctgtgttgtctttgtctggttttggtatcagggtgatggtggccttgtagaatgagtttggaagttttccttcctctgcaattttttgaaagaggttTAGAAGGATAGGTaatagctcttctctaaatgtttgatagaattctgtgaagtcatctggtcctgggcttttcttttttgggagatttttgatcacagcttcaatttcagtgcttgtaattgggttgttcataatttctatttcttcctggttcaatcatGGAAGATTGAAGGTTTCTAagaatctatccatttcttccaggttatccat from Cervus elaphus chromosome X, mCerEla1.1, whole genome shotgun sequence encodes the following:
- the ITM2A gene encoding integral membrane protein 2A, whose amino-acid sequence is MMKIAFNTPTEVQKEEVQQDVEALVSRTVQAQILTGKELRVAAKEKTGSSGRCMLSLLGLSFILAGLIVGGACIYKYFMPKSTMYHGEMCFFDSEAPTNALQGGEPYFLPVMEEADIPEDDNIAIIDVPVPRFSYSDPAAIIYDFAKSGKYLLHTYVVHEDLVAVEEIRDVSNLGIFIYQLCNNRKSFRLRRRDLLLGFNKCAIDKCWKIRHFPSEFIVETKIFQE